TCGAGGCGTTCTTCTCCGACCCGTCGAGCGAGGACCTCCAGGGGTTGAAGCCGTTGCACGAGTACTACGTCTACGGCGGTCCACGCATGCTGTCGAGCATCCAGGTCCAGTTCAGCGGCCTGACCGAACAAGAAGCGCAGTTTTTCGCGGATGCGGTCGTGAGAAATGGGACGTTCTGGGTCAAGATCTCGTGCACTCGAAGCGGAAAGATCAGTTATCACGCGAGCCGCAAGTCTTCCCGGGCGCGGGAGCTCTACGAGCGGGTGCTCGAGTCCTTCAGCTTCGTGAAGATCCCGTCAGTACGCGTAAGCGAGACCGGCGACGGCCAGAACGACCAGTCACTGCTCCGCCTGCACGAGACCCTCGAAGGGGTGCTGGTGCGGTCGGGCGGCTCGCGGAAGACGCAGTTGCAGAAGGAATTCGAGGAGGCGATCGCCCCGGTCGAGGAACTTGTCCACAGGGTGCTGAGCGAGTCGGTGGAGGCGGTCGCCGCGGAGTTGCCCTTCCGTGAGCGAGACCTGGGCATCAAGCTGCCTGACTCGCGGCACGCCTTGCGCGGCATGCTCCAGAACGCCGTCATCACCAGCAAGGACGAGATCGAGGTCTCGATCGCTGAGCGCGGCACCGGATTCCAGTCCGCGATGGTGCTCGGAGTCCTCCGATATGTTGCATCTCGGAGCAAGCAGACGGCGGGGAAGGTCGTGTTCGTGATTGAGGAGCCCGAGGCCTTCCTTCACCCTCAGACCCAGCGGGCGATGGCGAAGATCCTCAGGGACATCTCCGCCGACGCGCAGCTCGTCGTGACGACCCACAGCCCAGTCCTGGTGGACTCGTTCTCCGTCCGCCAGATCGTCCGACTGCCTCTGAGCCCGTCCGGGATGACGTACACGGCGAAGCGCCACCAGCTGTCCGACGCCGACGAAGGTCGCCTGTCGAGGTACTGCGACGCGACCAACAGCGAGCTGGTGTTCGCAAGTGCGGTCATCCTCGTCGAGGGGCACGGCGACAAGCTCCTGATCGACTACTTGTTGGAGCGGATCACCGGCGGGGCAGGCGGCCACTACGCCCTGGGCATCGCCGTCATCGAGGCGTCGAGCATCGACAACATCCCTCATCTCATCCGGCTCGCTCAGCTCTTCGGTGTGCGCGCCTACGTCATCACGGACAAGGACGGAGTGCACAAGGCCGGCGGCAATGGCAAACGCAAGCTGCTGGAAATACTGAAGGTAAAGGAGCCGGGTCCGTCGCAAGCGGACCTTGCGCAGATCCGTGCATTGGCCGACGCCGAGGTGGCGAACCTGAAAGCCGCGCTCTCGCAGCAGGCCGACCTGAATGCGGTACTCGAGCCCTGGGACGCCTTCGTACTCGCATCCGACCTCGAAGGCCTGCTCATAGACACAGTCGGGCAGAAGAACCTCGTCGAGATGCTCGGTCCCTCCGGTGAGAAGCAACTAGACCGCGCGACCGCGGAGAAATACGCAAAGGGACCTCAGGGGAAAGAGGAACTCGCGTCCTGGTTGGGTTCGAAGGGTTGGAACTCACTGCGGAAGACCTCCAACAAGACAAAGCCCCACCTCCCGTCGGCTTTGCTACGAGAGCACCTGAGTTCCCGACCATCTCTCCCTCAAGCCGTTCGTCCGCTCGACGACTGGCTCCGAGGCATCGTCAGGGAGCACCAGCGGTCGCCTCTGTGAGCGGTGACCCTCTCGCTCTGCAGCCCCGCCGAACATCGCGTTCCAGACGCTGACTACATCGACTCTTCAATAGTCGAACTCGCCTTCGCCGATTAAGCATTGGTCGATGCATCGGACATGGAAAACACAACATCGCCTGGATCGCCGCATACGTCGATCGAGGATGTATGCGCTGATCGGCAGACCCGCGCCGTGCAGGAGACTGGCATCTAATCACGGCGCGCCTTCGACGCTAGATGTCGACCTTGGTGACTGTGCTGGGAATCGCGCGAAGTGACACCAAGTACTGGTCACCGGCCGGAGTGAGCTTCCAGTAGACGGACTTGTCGCTGACTGTGCGTTTCTTCGTGCCCGTGGTGATCAGACCCAGCGCCCTCAGCTGCACGATGATCGCGCCCCACGCTTTGTCGGAAATCTCTGCAGACTCGTTGTACCAGCCCCTCGACCAAATGACGCCGCCGTCGTTCTGGATCTCGCGCAGCATGTGATTGTTGAACGTCTTTCGCAGCACCGGCTCCGGTGCCTCGTCGATCATGAACGGACCAAGCACCTCGACGATCTCGTCCCAGGTATAGGTGAGATCACCGTCCTCCATGCGATCTCCGTTGAGGAACCCCTTGTGGGCGAGCTCCAGTTCGATCTTGTCGTCACCGTACGCGAAACGCTCGTCGAGCTGCGTCGGCTCTGCCGCCGAGGTCTCGGCTTCCTTCTTCTCGAACTGGGCGATCTTCGCCTTCAGCTCGGCGATCTCCGCCCGCGTCTCCGGGGTCATCGCCTGGTTGCCGCGCACCCACCCCGGTCGTGGGTTGGTCCTGATCAGGTGCATCAGACCGCGGGTGACCTTGGAGCCGAGGTCCTCGGCGTTCTTCCAGTCCTTCGTCATCTTCAGCTGGACCTTCTTGCGAAACTCTGCGAGCTTCTTTGCGGCCGCATCGCTCCGGTCGGTCTTGCCGACAGGGATCTCGTCCGGTTCTGCTGGGACAAAGCCCATCACCGGGATGCCGATCTCGACTGCGTAGTCGTACTCCTTCTCGGTGTAACTGATCCCTTCTTCGGTGGTTGACCCGTACCGGCCGCCCAGGATCACCAGGTAGTAGTCACTCTGCTCGATGACACCTTTGATGAGCGTCCACTGGTCGGTGTCGGCGGTGGGGAACAGCTCCATGCCGGCCGGGAGGCAGTCCATCTCCAGCAGGGCCTGCATGACCTCGCGGCGCTCATCGACAAGGTCGGTGAACGTTGAGCTGATGAAGACCTGGTAGCGCCTTTCCATGATCGCGATGCTATCGAGGAGCGGATCGTGCGGCTCGCCGTCGACACACTGGAGCGGGGCGTGTCAGGGACGAGATCTCGGCGATGCCCGGCCCTGCAACCATCACGACACGTGTTGTGGAGGACCTTATGAGTTCCCGGAGCAGCTCGGCGGTTGGGAACGCCCTCGGCGGCAGCCGACAACCGAACCAGCTGAGTGACGATCAGTCGGGAGGGACGGGAGGGGACGGAACGAACGTCAGGCGCCTAGTCCGTTGGAAGCGCGGACTCGGCACGGAAATCGCCGCAGCCTTGGTGCGTTGGCGCCGCCCATATCTAGCGGCGTGGCTCACCGCGGGTTCCGACTGGGCGGCAACTGTCCGGATCGAAGCTTTGAGGTGATGTGCTGTTGGTCGATCACAGAGGCAGACCCTTTCGCTGTTAACGTCGCTGCCATGCCGGCATTCGTGGTTGTACCAACAATCGTCGAATTCGAAGGTCTCGTCGATCTTCTGAGTCTTGCCGTTGGAGGAACCGATCCAGAGCGACTCGACCGCGCCTGCGCGTGTTACCGTGCTGGACCGGCCGAATTGGCGGCAGTGTTCGCGGAGGATTCGCCTATCGGCGTCGTCGGCTACCTCTGTCATGCGGGTACGCCTCGCACAGTCGAGCTGCTCCATATCGCCACCGATCGCCGCTGGCAGCACCGAGGTATCGGTACTGCCCTGGTTCGCTGGGTTCAAGCCCAGTATCCCGGCGCCCTGATCGAAGCTCAGACAGATCACGATGCAGTGGGCTTCTATCGGTCGATCGGGTTCGGTATCGAATCGCTCGGTGAGTTGTATCCCGGCGTCGAACGGTTCCGAGCGGTCTCGAAGTCCCGCTCCGCTTCGGAGGACCATCAGGTCCATTGAGCACGTCCTGCTAGTGGAGCGGTAAACAGCACAGCGTCCGGGGACGCCACGCACGCCGCGGCGTAATGCGGTATTACAGTGATAAGTACTGTATTCTTATCTGTAGTTCAGACTACATGGAGGATCCGATGGCCACCCTCACGCTCCGCGTCAGCGACGAGACCCGAGAGGAGCTTGAGGCGCTGGCCCAATCCAAGGGCACGACCGTCAGTGCATTGTTGCGGGACCAAATCGATCAGTTGCTTGGTCGCGACGTGGAGATGCGTCGCGGCGATGTTCCTCAGTCACTGACGATGACCGAACGGCTGCTGCTCGCGAACCAGTCGAGGATCTTGGCCGCTCTCGTGCCCGATGAGGCCGACTACTACGCACGGCGAAGCGAAACTCTCGAGGAAGGGTACGCCGGCGAGTACGGCGACGTGTTCGCTGCGGTCGGTCCGGAACTCACCCGCACCGAATGCGCCTTGGTCTGGGACTTGCTCGATATGTTCCGCGTCCTGGGCGCAAGCATCGAGGCGCTCAGCCCCGCTGATCGAGCCGTCCTCGGGAAAGAACGCATCGACCGGCTGCAGTTCCGGGGATTCGACATCAGCGATGAGCTGGAAGGTCGACTGCTGTCATATGTGCAGTATCTGGTGCGCGGAAGGAGATGGTCGGAAATCGGTCCACGACTGGGGGAGATCGGCGACGACGGCAACTCTCATCACCGCTGTTTACCCTTTTACCGACTTCTGCTGGACACCTACCGGCCGATCATCACCGCCCGCGCCAAAAGCCGGGGATATTCTCTCGATGCCTATCGTCTCGACCTCGAAGAGCTCATCGAGTTGGCGGAGGTCAGCTTCCGATGACGCGGATCTGCATAGAATCCGCAACTGCGGGCGTAGGTCTGAAAGCCATAGGGTCGGGAGCTAACGTCACCGACACAGCGACTACCTGGTTCAACTCCCGGACTCACTTTGCCCCCTCCACTGACAAGATCCCCGCCTGTGCACGCCTTCATCGATGAGTCCAAACGTGACGGCTACATGCTCTGCGCTGTCACCGTCGCCGCCGGCGACATCGCGGCTCTACGTAAGCAGGTGGATGCACTGCGTCCGCGAGGCAGTGCACGGATCCACATGAAGTCTGTCAGCAAGAAGGACGCGCCGAAGCTGGTCACCGAGGTAGCAAAGCTCGACGCCGCCAGCCGCCTTTACATCGTGAAATCGGGCAAGATGCCCGAACGAAGCGCTCGCGATCTCACTCTCGGGGCCGCTGTTCGCGATCTGGCCACGCTCTCGGTGAGCCGGGTCCTCATCGAATCTTGCAACCAGGACCGGGAAGACAACCGGACGATCCGCGACGCCTTGGGCGCCGAGGCGCCGTTCGTCTACGACCATGCTTCACCGAGCGATCCACTGTTATGGCTCCCCGATATCCACGCATGGGCCTGGGGTCGCGGGGGGCAGATGAGAGCGAAAATTGCGCACCGAATCGAGGTGTTCAGGCTTTAAGAACAAGAAGAACCCCACCCGTGGGGTGGGGTTCTTCTTGAGCATGATGGGCGCGCAAGGCTGGAAACCGCTAGCTGGAGCTGCCCCACAGGGGTCCTTACGCTCCGGAGACCTCCTACACGAACCACTTCCCTCGGCTATTGCCTCGGGCACCCCAAACGGTACCACCATCCACCACTCAGGGACTTGCTCGTCTCACTTCCTCGATCTCCCCCCGGGCCGATCATGACTAAGACGTGTGCAAGCGAGTCGACGATCTTCAATGTCTCGACCGCGACCGTCATCACGCGACGGATGAGGTCGACTACGTAGGTGGGGTTCTCGTGTTCGTCGCACGAGTCGTTGGGGTCGTTGACTATCCTGGATGTTCTGTCGGTCTTGGCCTGGTAGCGGTGGTCGATGCTCCATGCCAACGCCGACCGAGACCCGAGCATGTATCGCTCAGCGACCTCCGGGATACCGGTGATGGTGACCTTCAGGTTGTAGACGATGGTGGTGCGGTCGTCGACGTCCTGCCGGTCTCGGGGTCCTTCTCCTTGGCCTACTTGAGCTTCGACACCCGCTGTGTCTCACGATCCTCCGCAGTGGCCTCCTTCTTGACCTGCATATCTAGGCCTTACGGCTGCGCAGTCTCGGAATTCACGTGCAGGTCTGCGAGGCGACGGCCGACGGCTGCGACTGCTCGAACCGATCCCGAGTCTTCGGGTTCGGGATGTGCGGAAGCATTTTCTTCAAGTCCGCCGCGTAGGTTTCGCGGTAGATCGGGTCGTAGAGCAGGCCGTAGACATAGTAGAAGACGTCGTCCTTACTCACCTGGTCGCCGACCGCGCCGCGGTAGGAAGTACAGCTAATCTTCACAAGTCGAGGCTACGGTGTCTCCGTGAGATTGAGCCGAATCGCGGTCAAGAACTTCCGCAACCTTGTCGATATCGATGTTCCACTGACCCGCCATACTGTGATCGTTGGCGAGAATCGGTCTGGCAAGAGCAACCTGCTGCACGCGATGCGACTTGTTCTCGACAACACGCTGTCAGGCGACCAGCGACGGTTGCGGCCAGAGGACTTCTGGGATGGGCTTAAGGCTGCAGACGGAGACCCGACCAGCAGCGGTGAGATAGTCGAAGTGTCCCTGGAAGTCACCGATTTCGAGGATGAAGCCTCCGTCGTCACAACTCTCGGCGATGCGCTCGTGACTGGAAGTCCGTTGACCGCTCGGCTCACCTATCGGTGGGAGCCCGATCCGCGGGTCGATAAGGAGGTGGTCTACCGAGCGCGCCTGTACGGAGGCGCCGCCGAACGGCCCATTTTTGCCGGAGACGTGCGTGATCGCCTAATCACCGTGTTCATGCACGCTCTCCGCGATGTCGAGAGCGACGTCAAGAGTTGGCGCCGATCGCCGCTTCGAGCGCTTCTCGAAGCGGCTTCCCAGAGTGCATCCCCTGCCGACCTCGAAAAGGTCCACAAGGCCATGAAGGCAGCAAACGACACCCTGAACAAGCTGGACCCGCTCGTCACGCTGAGTAACGACATCTCCACCAGCACTACAGCCGCCGTCGGGGCGGACCAGGGGTTGGAAGCGACCTTGGCCGCGGCACCCCCGGATCCACGAAGGCTCATACGGGCAATGCAACTGTTCGTCGACGGCACTGCCCAACGGCAGCTAACCGGCACCAGCCTTGGGGCGTTGAACGTTCTGTACTTCTCGCTACTCGAGTTGCAGCTCAAGCAACGATTGGAGAGTTCGGAGGTCGCGCATGTGCTACTCGCCATCGAAGAACCTGAGGCGCACCTGCATCCGCATCTCCAGCGATTGCTGTTCAAACATCTGCAGCAGGATGACGTCAACCGATCAACAGTCGTCACTACCCATTCGCCGCACATCGCGAGCGCGACCTCAGCACGGAACCTGGTCATGCTGCGCGCGACACCCGGCGGCACCGTTGCACACGCAGCTGCTGAGGCGGACATGGCCCAGGACGAGTGGGACGACATCGACCGGTACCTGGACGCGACTCGCTCGGAACTTGTCTTCGCCCGGCGGGTACTGCTCGTCGAAGGCGTCGCCGAGCAGCTCATGGTCCCCGCCCTCGCACGCACGATTGGCGTGGACCTGGACAAGGTTGGTATCTCGGTGTGCGCCATCGGCGGAACCCATTTCGCTGCATACATCAAGCTGTGCCGGGCACTGGGCATCCCGTGGGCAGTACTGACCGACGGAGACCCCGACATCAAGGTCACCGGTGCTCGCCGCAAGCAGCTGCTGGAGCAGAAAATCGGCGCGGACCCGGACGCCATTTTCGTCGGTGCAACTACGTTCGAGCACGACATCATCGTGGCATCGGACTCGAATCGGTCCGCGATCGTTGCGCTGCTGACCGACCTTCTCGACGACACCGAGGACACCCGAACCGTGAAAGCCTGGGAGCAAGTGACTCCAGGAGTGAAGGAGTTCCTCGACATGATCTCGACGATCGGCGGCAAGGGACGCTGGGCACAACGGTTGGCAAGCACGCAACTTTGCCCGCCGGCGCATCTTGCCGCCGCACTCGAGTGTCTGCTGGAGTCTTGAACCATGATGGGACTGCGGCAGGCGATAGCCGAGCTGGAGAAGAACCCCAGGCAGCGGGAAGCATTCCACCACGACGGTCACTGCGTCGTCCTCGCCCCACCTGGCAGCGGTAAGACGAAACTGTTGACTACAAAGGCGGTCTGGCTGGCAAACAACGCTGTCGACCCGGGCCGCGGACTGGCATGCATCACGCTCACGAACCCGGCTGCAACCGAGCTGCGCACCCGAATCAGACACCTCGGGCAGCCAGTCGGACGCACGGTCACCGTCGGCACAGTCCACTCGTTCGCCTGGTCGCACATCATCCGGCCATTCGCCTCTGCAGCGGGGTACCCGGAGTGGTCGAAGTACACACTGGCACCGCACGGCGAGACCACTGCCGCGATGCGAGAAGCCATCCGCCGAGTGTTCAGCCCGCACGAGGACACCCGCAATGTGGGCTCGACGGTCAAGCGCAACCGCAAGCTGTGCCTCGCCGAGGACGGATGGAACGCCACAGGCCCACGCATCCGCACGGTAGCCCGTGAGTACGAACGCCTGCTGCGGGGCAGAGGGTACGTCGACTTCGAGGACGTCATCGCCATGGCGGCACGCCTGGTCGAGGGATACCCCTTCGTGAGAACGGTTCTTCATGCCCGCTACCCGTACTTGATGGTCGATGAATACCAGGACCTCGCGCCAGGGCTGCACCGCATCGTCACCGCGCTCTCGTTCGATGACGGGCACACGACGCTTTTCGCTGTGGGTGACCCGGATCAAGCCATCTACGGATGGACCGGCACCCGACCGGAGCTCCTGCTTGAGCTCGCCGGGCACGAGTCCGTTCACCGGGTAGATCTGCGTATCAACTATCGATGTGGGGCGCTCATCGCGGCGGCGGGTCGCCGAATCCTCGGTGGTGACAGGCCCGAGGTCGTGACGTCCCGAGAGGGCGGTTCCGTTACCACACGATGCGAACCAGGCGGATTGGACGCCCAGGCGAACTACATAGCCAGCCGGATTGTGGAGTTGCACGCAGACGAGATTCCGCTGCACGAAGTTGCCGTGCTGGCTCCCACCCACGACGACTGCGACGAGCTCGTCATTACTCTTCGAAATCACGGCATACCGGTGGCTTGGCGAGCAGATTCATACTTGTCAACGCCGCTGACGATCACGTTGGAGTCCTTTGCCGCGTGGGCTTCCTGTGGCCGCGAGGACAGCGGCTACAGGCTGGGTGACCTTCTGGATCAGTGGCAACAGCTCGGTGACGGACAGGCTCTGCGATCTGGCACAGATGATGTCGTCGCAGTTCTCCTCGCTGCGGCGGCGGACACCTCCGCGGGCGAGTTCGTCGAGACTGTCGTTGCGATTATG
This window of the Rhodococcus pyridinivorans genome carries:
- a CDS encoding ATP-dependent nuclease, with protein sequence MHIDRVDVERFLGFEQLSIEVDPRLQLIAGPNNAGKSSLLRVLEAFFSDPSSEDLQGLKPLHEYYVYGGPRMLSSIQVQFSGLTEQEAQFFADAVVRNGTFWVKISCTRSGKISYHASRKSSRARELYERVLESFSFVKIPSVRVSETGDGQNDQSLLRLHETLEGVLVRSGGSRKTQLQKEFEEAIAPVEELVHRVLSESVEAVAAELPFRERDLGIKLPDSRHALRGMLQNAVITSKDEIEVSIAERGTGFQSAMVLGVLRYVASRSKQTAGKVVFVIEEPEAFLHPQTQRAMAKILRDISADAQLVVTTHSPVLVDSFSVRQIVRLPLSPSGMTYTAKRHQLSDADEGRLSRYCDATNSELVFASAVILVEGHGDKLLIDYLLERITGGAGGHYALGIAVIEASSIDNIPHLIRLAQLFGVRAYVITDKDGVHKAGGNGKRKLLEILKVKEPGPSQADLAQIRALADAEVANLKAALSQQADLNAVLEPWDAFVLASDLEGLLIDTVGQKNLVEMLGPSGEKQLDRATAEKYAKGPQGKEELASWLGSKGWNSLRKTSNKTKPHLPSALLREHLSSRPSLPQAVRPLDDWLRGIVREHQRSPL
- a CDS encoding DUF4062 domain-containing protein; this translates as MERRYQVFISSTFTDLVDERREVMQALLEMDCLPAGMELFPTADTDQWTLIKGVIEQSDYYLVILGGRYGSTTEEGISYTEKEYDYAVEIGIPVMGFVPAEPDEIPVGKTDRSDAAAKKLAEFRKKVQLKMTKDWKNAEDLGSKVTRGLMHLIRTNPRPGWVRGNQAMTPETRAEIAELKAKIAQFEKKEAETSAAEPTQLDERFAYGDDKIELELAHKGFLNGDRMEDGDLTYTWDEIVEVLGPFMIDEAPEPVLRKTFNNHMLREIQNDGGVIWSRGWYNESAEISDKAWGAIIVQLRALGLITTGTKKRTVSDKSVYWKLTPAGDQYLVSLRAIPSTVTKVDI
- a CDS encoding GNAT family N-acetyltransferase — its product is MPAFVVVPTIVEFEGLVDLLSLAVGGTDPERLDRACACYRAGPAELAAVFAEDSPIGVVGYLCHAGTPRTVELLHIATDRRWQHRGIGTALVRWVQAQYPGALIEAQTDHDAVGFYRSIGFGIESLGELYPGVERFRAVSKSRSASEDHQVH
- a CDS encoding YfbU family protein; translated protein: MATLTLRVSDETREELEALAQSKGTTVSALLRDQIDQLLGRDVEMRRGDVPQSLTMTERLLLANQSRILAALVPDEADYYARRSETLEEGYAGEYGDVFAAVGPELTRTECALVWDLLDMFRVLGASIEALSPADRAVLGKERIDRLQFRGFDISDELEGRLLSYVQYLVRGRRWSEIGPRLGEIGDDGNSHHRCLPFYRLLLDTYRPIITARAKSRGYSLDAYRLDLEELIELAEVSFR
- a CDS encoding type ISP restriction/modification enzyme, with translation MVYNLKVTITGIPEVAERYMLGSRSALAWSIDHRYQAKTDRTSRIVNDPNDSCDEHENPTYVVDLIRRVMTVAVETLKIVDSLAHVLVMIGPGGDRGSETSKSLSGGWWYRLGCPRQ
- a CDS encoding type ISP restriction/modification enzyme is translated as MKISCTSYRGAVGDQVSKDDVFYYVYGLLYDPIYRETYAADLKKMLPHIPNPKTRDRFEQSQPSAVASQTCT
- a CDS encoding ATP-dependent nuclease, which codes for MRLSRIAVKNFRNLVDIDVPLTRHTVIVGENRSGKSNLLHAMRLVLDNTLSGDQRRLRPEDFWDGLKAADGDPTSSGEIVEVSLEVTDFEDEASVVTTLGDALVTGSPLTARLTYRWEPDPRVDKEVVYRARLYGGAAERPIFAGDVRDRLITVFMHALRDVESDVKSWRRSPLRALLEAASQSASPADLEKVHKAMKAANDTLNKLDPLVTLSNDISTSTTAAVGADQGLEATLAAAPPDPRRLIRAMQLFVDGTAQRQLTGTSLGALNVLYFSLLELQLKQRLESSEVAHVLLAIEEPEAHLHPHLQRLLFKHLQQDDVNRSTVVTTHSPHIASATSARNLVMLRATPGGTVAHAAAEADMAQDEWDDIDRYLDATRSELVFARRVLLVEGVAEQLMVPALARTIGVDLDKVGISVCAIGGTHFAAYIKLCRALGIPWAVLTDGDPDIKVTGARRKQLLEQKIGADPDAIFVGATTFEHDIIVASDSNRSAIVALLTDLLDDTEDTRTVKAWEQVTPGVKEFLDMISTIGGKGRWAQRLASTQLCPPAHLAAALECLLES
- a CDS encoding ATP-dependent helicase; this encodes MMGLRQAIAELEKNPRQREAFHHDGHCVVLAPPGSGKTKLLTTKAVWLANNAVDPGRGLACITLTNPAATELRTRIRHLGQPVGRTVTVGTVHSFAWSHIIRPFASAAGYPEWSKYTLAPHGETTAAMREAIRRVFSPHEDTRNVGSTVKRNRKLCLAEDGWNATGPRIRTVAREYERLLRGRGYVDFEDVIAMAARLVEGYPFVRTVLHARYPYLMVDEYQDLAPGLHRIVTALSFDDGHTTLFAVGDPDQAIYGWTGTRPELLLELAGHESVHRVDLRINYRCGALIAAAGRRILGGDRPEVVTSREGGSVTTRCEPGGLDAQANYIASRIVELHADEIPLHEVAVLAPTHDDCDELVITLRNHGIPVAWRADSYLSTPLTITLESFAAWASCGREDSGYRLGDLLDQWQQLGDGQALRSGTDDVVAVLLAAAADTSAGEFVETVVAIMESIGALNALRSDDANELVNMREALGPSGGMAHFSVRDLGRLRLRDGRVEVSTMSASKGLEFDHVFIAALEQGKLPFYSSVRGSAEWEEDRRKFYVSFTRARETVEILYSGWYTAPWGGRKSNGPSVFLRESGLV